One Ricinus communis isolate WT05 ecotype wild-type chromosome 2, ASM1957865v1, whole genome shotgun sequence DNA segment encodes these proteins:
- the LOC8274105 gene encoding WAT1-related protein At1g21890, producing the protein MEEQSLCKKLCQGIIKVKPFIAIVSLQFGYAGMYIITMVSLKRGMSHYILAVYRHVVATLVIAPFALVLERKTRPKMTLPIFLRIAALGFLEPVLDQNMYYVGLQYTSATFASASINVLPAITFIMAIVFRLERVNIKRVRDVAKVIGTCITVAGAMVMTLYKGPVLDIIRSHGAAHHKGGSEPSNQHWIVGTLLLLGSCFGWSGFFILQSFTLKKYPAELSLTALICLMGTVEGAAVSLIMERDMSAWKIGFDSRLLAAVYTGVVCSGCAYYIQGVVIKERGPVFVTSFSPLCMIITAALGTIILAEQLHLGSVIGAVFIVLGLYTVVWGKSKDSTSNSAAPVTNEKNGTLELPISDTNKSSSTNFGNNV; encoded by the exons atggaagagCAGAGCCTGTGTAAGAAGCTATGCCAAGGAATAATCAAAGTTAAACCTTTCATAGCAATTGTGTCTCTACAATTTGGATATGCAGGAATGTATATTATCACCATGGTTTCTTTGAAGCGTGGCATGAGTCATTATATACTTGCAGTTTATCGCCATGTTGTTGCCACTCTTGTCATCGCACCTTTTGCTCTTGTTCTCGAAag GAAAACAAGGCCAAAGATGACACTTCCTATCTTTCTCAGAATAGCGGCTCTTGGTTTTCTGGA GCCAGTGCTTGATCAGAATATGTACTATGTTGGGCTGCAGTATACATCAGCAACATTTGCATCTGCTTCTATCAATGTCCTTCCTGCCATAACCTTTATAATGGCAATAGTTTTCAG GTTGGAGAGAGTGAACATTAAGAGGGTACGGGATGTAGCCAAGGTTATTGGAACATGTATAACAGTTGCAGGAGCAATGGTTATGACTTTGTACAAAGGTCCAGTCCTTGACATTATACGGTCACATGGAGCAGCCCACCACAAAGGCGGCAGTGAACCCAGTAATCAGCATTGGATTGTAGGAACCTTACTGCTCCTAGGCAGTTGCTTTGGCTGGTCAGGCTTCTTCATATTGCAA TCATTTACTTTGAAGAAATACCCAGCAGAGCTTTCTCTTACAGCATTGATATGCTTGATGGGTACGGTGGAAGGTGCAGCAGTGTCACTTATCATGGAAAGAGACATGAGTGCCTGGAAAATTGGCTTTGACTCGAGGCTTCTAGCTGCTGTTTACACT GGAGTAGTTTGCTCCGGATGTGCATATTATATTCAAGGAGTGGTGATTAAGGAAAGAGGCCCTGTTTTTGTAACCTCTTTTAGCCCTCTATGCATGATCATCACTGCTGCTCTTGGTACCATTATTCTAGCTGAGCAACTTCACCTTGgaag TGTAATTGGAGcagttttcattgttcttggGCTATACACTGTCGTGTGGGGTAAAAGCAAGGATAGCACAAGTAATTCAGCAGCACCAGTGacaaatgagaaaaatggCACCCTTGAATTGCCAATTTCTGACACTAATAAATCATCATCAACCAATTTTGGTAACAATGTCTAG